The sequence TCATCACCCGGCTCCCCGGCAGCGGCCCCCTCACCATCAGCCCGACCGAAGGAACCCTGACGTGACCACCGTCCCCCGCACCGCGCTCATCACCGGCGCCTCCGCCGGCATCGGCGCGACGTTCGCCCGCCACCTGGCAGCCCGCGGCTACCAACTCCTGCTGGTCGCCCGCCGCGCCGCCCGCCTCCACGAACTCGCCGCCCAGCTCACCGAACAGCACAAGGTCCGATGCGAGGTCTTCGCCGCCGACCTCACCGACCCCACCGCCCCCGCAGCGATCCTGCGATACGCCGACGAGCAGGGCCTGAACATTGACGTCCTGATCAACAACGCCGGGTTGTCGGGCAAGACCGCGTTCGCCGACACCCCCTGGGACACTCTCGCCGGAGAGATCCAGCTGATGGTGACCGCCCAGACCGAACTCGCCCACCGCGTCATCCCCGGCATGAAGGAACGCCGCTGGGGCCGCATCGTCAACCTGTCCTCCGTCGCCGCGTTCGCCCCGCCCGCAGCCAGCCTGCTCTACACCGGCATCAAGTCCTACGTCCTCAACACCTCCCAAGCCCTCGACATGGAACTCAAACCCCACGGTATCCACGTCACCGCCCTGTGCCCCGGCTTCACCCACACCGAATTCCACGACGTCATGGGCACACGCGACAAAGCCAACCACCTCCCCGGCATCCTGTGGCAGCAACCCGAAGCCGTCGTGGCCGAAGGATGGACCGCCGTCCAGAAAGGCAAACCCGTCTGCGTCCCCGGCCTCGTCAACAAGATCTCCGCCGCCGCCATGAAACCCCTGCCCATCCGCCTGGGCTACCTCG is a genomic window of Actinomadura citrea containing:
- a CDS encoding SDR family NAD(P)-dependent oxidoreductase, translated to MTTVPRTALITGASAGIGATFARHLAARGYQLLLVARRAARLHELAAQLTEQHKVRCEVFAADLTDPTAPAAILRYADEQGLNIDVLINNAGLSGKTAFADTPWDTLAGEIQLMVTAQTELAHRVIPGMKERRWGRIVNLSSVAAFAPPAASLLYTGIKSYVLNTSQALDMELKPHGIHVTALCPGFTHTEFHDVMGTRDKANHLPGILWQQPEAVVAEGWTAVQKGKPVCVPGLVNKISAAAMKPLPIRLGYLAGKTLNPFKNS